In Dermacentor albipictus isolate Rhodes 1998 colony unplaced genomic scaffold, USDA_Dalb.pri_finalv2 scaffold_15, whole genome shotgun sequence, the following proteins share a genomic window:
- the LOC135916381 gene encoding uncharacterized protein has protein sequence MWGPRVNDNRGSRVIEFAAARALFVLNDAASPFTYSNIYTASWIDVTLATPALVRRGCRWSVSSDVTFSEHRAIDMVLHSGCVRGRRLTRCGRQNFVAELRDLRWFERTSGANISSPQALDMMLSKMYEVIDKTRRKHLRPVLPHKPGKSWWTPDLQLEKSRTRALRRRFPRCRDDALRPIHRRRYSEALAKFCRRIEDAEATDARKQCDDCSLKSLFSAPFRAAFGKGKGRLQLPPLKTPDGGRTESVLESAELLPNTLIAKDDADADLPTHKAIREQSARPYVSHERDHQFTAVEIEATLANLVNGSAPGPDGLTTDVVVAHCTSHWRFILKHL, from the coding sequence ATGTGGGGCCCGCGAGTCAACGACAACCGCGGCTCTCGCGTGATCGAGTTTGCGGCGGCGCGAGCGTTGTTCGTCCTGAATGACGCGGCGTCCCCCTTTACCTACTCCAACATCTACACGGCCAGTTGGATAGACGTGACGCTGGCGACCCCCGCGCTCGTCCGTCGAGGGTGCAGGTGGAGCGTGTCGTCGGACGTGACGTTCTCCGAGCACCGAGCAATCGATATGGTGCTGCACAGCGGCTGCGTGCGAGGGAGACGTTTAACCAGGTGCGGCCGACAAAACTTTGTTGCTGAATTGCGAGACCTCCGGTGGTTCGAGCGGACTAGCGGCGCGAACATCAGCTCGCCACAGGCGCTCGACATGATGCTCAGTAAAATGTATGAGGTCATTGATAAAACACGCCGCAAACATCTCAGGCCGGTCCTCCCGCACAAGCCGGGAAAGAGCTGGTGGACACCGGACCTGCAGCTCGAGAAGAGCCGAACGCGGGCCCTGCGGCGCCGATTCCCGAGATGCCGGGACGACGCGCTGCGGCCGATCCACCGCCGGCGGTATAGCGAGGCGCTCGCGAAATTCTGTCGCAGGATCGAAGACGCTGAGGCGACGGACGCGCGCAAGCAGTGCGACGACTGCAGCCTCAAGTCGCTGTTTTCCGCGCCGTTCCGGGCAGCCTTCGGCAAAGGCAAAGGACGACTACAGTTACCACCGTTGAAAACACCAGACGGCGGTCGGACGGAAAGCGTCCTGGAGTCGGCCGAACTGCTTCCCAACACCCTGATCGCCAAAGACGACGCCGACGCGGACCTGCCAACACACAAAGCGATCCGCGAGCAGAGCGCGCGGCCCTATGTATCGCACGAGCGAGACCATCAATTCACCGCCGTAGAGATTGAAGCGACGCTCGCCAATCTCGTGAACGGCTCCGCCCCGGGTCCAGACGGCTTGACGACAGACGTAGTGGTCGCGCACTGCACGTCCCACTGGCGTTTCATATTAAAACATCTTTAA